From Streptomyces sp. TLI_053, a single genomic window includes:
- the paaN gene encoding phenylacetic acid degradation protein PaaN: MSAAVTHPLVAELVERHRATLAAAVDATAKRDYWSPYPEFPKAYGESAAADGRAAFEALLNLPFELPGHPADGDPVGGEVSPYGLELGIGYPHAGPDALIAALSAARPAWAAAGPLTRAAVCLEILARINARSHEFANAVMHTTGQAYPMAFQAGGPHAQDRGLEAVAYAYAEQTRLPESAGWTKPQGKRDPLVMTKEFTVVPRGLALLIGCNTFPTWNGFPGLFASLATGNPVLVKPHPRAVLPLALTVRTAREVLAEAGFDPNLVCLASEHEGGTVARTLAVRPEIRLIDYTGSTAFGDWLEEHAKQAEVYTEKAGVNTVVVDSTDDYKGMLNNLAFSLSLYSGQMCTTPQNLLVPRTGIDTDQGAKSYDEVVRDLATAIEGLLSDDARAAGVLGAVVNPGVLQRSAAAAGGEYGELALAPRAVEHPEFPGATVRTPALVKLDADKPDDRAVLRGECFGPVSFAVAVENTAAAVELLRDTVRTQGAMTAAAYTTSAEVEAALVEAALDAGVSLSLNLTGGVYANQTAAFSDLHGTGANPAANSAYCDGAFVANRFRTVEIRRHS, encoded by the coding sequence ATGTCCGCAGCGGTCACCCACCCCCTCGTCGCCGAACTCGTCGAACGCCACCGGGCCACCCTGGCGGCCGCGGTCGACGCCACCGCCAAGCGCGACTACTGGTCGCCCTACCCCGAGTTCCCGAAGGCGTACGGCGAGAGCGCCGCCGCGGACGGCCGGGCCGCCTTCGAGGCCCTGCTGAACCTGCCGTTCGAGCTCCCCGGCCACCCCGCCGACGGCGACCCGGTGGGCGGTGAGGTCTCCCCGTACGGCCTCGAGCTCGGCATCGGCTACCCGCACGCCGGGCCGGACGCCCTGATCGCCGCGCTGTCCGCCGCCCGCCCGGCCTGGGCCGCCGCCGGCCCGCTCACCCGCGCCGCGGTCTGCCTGGAGATCCTGGCCCGGATCAACGCCCGCTCGCACGAGTTCGCCAACGCGGTCATGCACACCACCGGCCAGGCCTACCCGATGGCCTTCCAGGCCGGCGGCCCGCACGCCCAGGACCGCGGCCTGGAGGCCGTCGCCTACGCGTACGCCGAGCAGACCCGGCTGCCGGAGAGCGCCGGCTGGACCAAGCCGCAGGGCAAGCGGGACCCCCTGGTGATGACCAAGGAGTTCACCGTCGTCCCGCGCGGACTGGCCCTGCTGATCGGCTGCAACACCTTCCCGACCTGGAACGGCTTCCCCGGTCTGTTCGCCTCGCTGGCCACCGGCAACCCGGTGCTGGTCAAGCCGCACCCGCGGGCCGTGCTCCCGCTGGCGCTCACCGTCCGGACCGCCCGCGAGGTGCTGGCCGAGGCCGGCTTCGACCCGAACCTGGTCTGCCTGGCCTCCGAGCACGAGGGCGGCACGGTCGCCCGCACCCTGGCCGTCCGCCCCGAGATCAGGCTGATCGACTACACCGGCTCCACCGCCTTCGGCGACTGGCTGGAGGAGCACGCCAAGCAGGCCGAGGTCTACACCGAGAAGGCCGGCGTGAACACCGTCGTCGTCGACTCCACCGACGACTACAAGGGCATGCTGAACAACCTGGCCTTCTCGCTCTCGCTCTACAGCGGCCAGATGTGCACCACCCCGCAGAACCTGCTGGTCCCGCGCACCGGCATCGACACCGACCAGGGCGCCAAGTCCTACGACGAGGTGGTCCGCGACCTCGCCACCGCCATCGAGGGCCTGCTCTCCGACGACGCCCGCGCCGCGGGCGTGCTCGGCGCCGTGGTCAACCCCGGCGTGCTCCAGCGCTCGGCCGCCGCGGCCGGCGGCGAGTACGGCGAACTCGCCCTCGCCCCGCGGGCCGTGGAGCACCCGGAGTTCCCGGGCGCGACCGTCCGCACCCCGGCGCTGGTCAAGCTGGACGCCGACAAGCCGGACGACCGCGCGGTCCTGCGCGGCGAGTGCTTCGGCCCGGTCTCCTTCGCCGTCGCGGTCGAGAACACCGCCGCCGCCGTCGAGCTGCTGCGCGACACCGTCCGCACCCAGGGCGCGATGACCGCCGCCGCCTACACCACCTCCGCCGAGGTCGAGGCCGCCCTGGTCGAGGCCGCCCTCGACGCCGGCGTCTCGCTCTCCCTCAACCTCACCGGCGGGGTGTACGCCAACCAGACCGCCGCCTTCTCCGACCTGCACGGCACCGGCGCCAACCCGGCCGCCAACTCCGCCTACTGCGACGGCGCCTTCGTCGCCAACCGGTTCCGCACCGTGGAGATCCGCCGCCACAGCTGA
- a CDS encoding glycosyltransferase family 39 protein: protein MSAIPAVESDLPEQRSGVTTTEPASDWRERARELVLRFGPAVWCYAVLKLVGFTVFMKLLSFSGDYLEKHPRFGGGANPWDVLASWDGWWYQQVALFGYHPALVSVPNGVPGFTIEQNSAAFFPLYPGLMRLVSEVSPFGLYGAGMIVSVVASLFAAAGIYAVVDRMAGPRAGVIAAGLWAIAPGSGAEWALYSDSLFIALAAWSCYCVMTKQWVAAGVLTLVAGLNRPTSAALIGAVGLAALVELYRRESGVARPLTAMLLAPLGLLGYVGWVGWRMGEWGGYFTLQHDAWLHYFDWGQGTWAAIRGVLLGRNDYPFAYHTADMLATLIVLSLPVLIVLLVRLRPPLVLTAYTLATIVSVLGSLGIFGNTSRYLLPAFPLLIALAVAMRKLSWPVLAAVLGFGAVASGWYGGYVIFELGIP from the coding sequence ATGAGCGCAATACCGGCAGTCGAATCCGATCTGCCCGAACAGCGTAGCGGCGTCACCACGACCGAGCCCGCTTCCGACTGGCGCGAGCGCGCCCGGGAGCTCGTGCTGCGCTTCGGCCCGGCCGTGTGGTGCTACGCCGTCCTGAAGCTGGTCGGCTTCACCGTCTTCATGAAGCTGCTCTCCTTCTCCGGCGACTACCTCGAGAAGCACCCCCGGTTCGGCGGCGGCGCCAACCCCTGGGACGTGCTGGCCAGCTGGGACGGCTGGTGGTACCAGCAGGTCGCCCTGTTCGGCTACCACCCGGCACTGGTGAGCGTCCCCAACGGCGTCCCGGGCTTCACGATCGAGCAGAACTCGGCGGCCTTCTTCCCGCTCTACCCGGGCCTGATGCGGCTGGTCTCCGAGGTGAGCCCGTTCGGCCTGTACGGGGCCGGGATGATCGTCTCGGTGGTCGCCTCGCTGTTCGCCGCGGCCGGCATCTACGCCGTGGTGGACCGGATGGCCGGGCCGCGCGCCGGCGTGATCGCGGCCGGTCTGTGGGCGATCGCCCCGGGGTCGGGCGCCGAGTGGGCGCTCTACTCGGACTCGCTGTTCATCGCGCTGGCCGCCTGGTCCTGCTACTGCGTGATGACCAAGCAGTGGGTGGCGGCCGGGGTGCTCACCCTGGTCGCGGGACTCAACCGGCCCACCTCGGCGGCGCTGATCGGCGCGGTCGGCCTGGCCGCCCTGGTGGAGCTGTACCGGCGGGAGAGCGGGGTGGCGCGCCCGCTGACCGCGATGCTGCTGGCCCCGCTGGGGCTGCTCGGCTACGTCGGCTGGGTGGGCTGGCGGATGGGCGAGTGGGGCGGCTACTTCACCCTCCAGCACGACGCCTGGCTGCACTACTTCGACTGGGGCCAGGGCACCTGGGCCGCGATCCGCGGCGTACTGCTGGGCCGCAACGACTACCCGTTCGCGTACCACACGGCCGACATGCTGGCGACGCTGATCGTGCTGAGCCTGCCGGTGCTGATCGTGCTGCTGGTCCGGCTGCGCCCGCCGCTGGTGCTGACCGCGTACACCCTGGCCACCATCGTCTCGGTGCTCGGCAGCCTGGGCATCTTCGGCAACACCTCGCGCTACCTGCTGCCGGCCTTCCCGCTGCTGATCGCGCTCGCGGTGGCGATGCGGAAGCTGAGCTGGCCGGTGCTGGCGGCGGTACTGGGCTTCGGGGCGGTCGCCTCCGGCTGGTACGGCGGGTACGTGATCTTCGAGCTGGGCATCCCGTAA
- a CDS encoding TetR/AcrR family transcriptional regulator yields the protein MADHTPRTAYTVESLLAVTVDVFNERGYDGTSMEDLSRAAGISKSSIYHHVRGKEELLRLAVGRALDGLFGILAEPGAVRGPAVERLEHVVRRTAEVLLAELPYVTLLLRVRGNTATEQWALERRRDFDHQVAELLRAAVADGALRADVEPRLATRLLFGMINSIVEWYRPGLKAADGVADAVVHLAFDGLRAR from the coding sequence ATGGCCGATCACACCCCGCGCACCGCCTACACCGTGGAGTCCCTGCTCGCGGTGACCGTCGACGTGTTCAACGAGCGCGGGTACGACGGCACCTCGATGGAGGACCTGTCGCGCGCGGCCGGGATCTCCAAGTCCTCGATCTACCACCACGTGCGCGGCAAGGAGGAGCTGCTCCGGCTGGCCGTCGGGCGGGCCCTGGACGGTCTGTTCGGGATCCTGGCCGAGCCGGGCGCGGTTCGGGGGCCGGCGGTGGAGCGGCTGGAGCACGTGGTGCGGCGGACCGCCGAGGTGCTGCTCGCCGAGCTGCCCTACGTCACCCTGCTGCTGCGGGTGCGCGGCAACACGGCCACCGAGCAGTGGGCGCTGGAGCGTCGCCGGGACTTCGACCACCAGGTGGCCGAGCTGCTGCGGGCCGCCGTCGCGGACGGCGCGCTGCGGGCGGACGTCGAGCCGCGGCTGGCCACCCGGCTGCTCTTCGGCATGATCAATTCGATCGTGGAGTGGTACCGGCCGGGCCTCAAGGCCGCCGACGGCGTCGCCGACGCGGTGGTCCACCTGGCCTTCGACGGCCTCCGGGCGCGGTAG
- a CDS encoding Lrp/AsnC family transcriptional regulator, producing the protein MSRLDRVDRAILRLLQQDGRASIRSVAERVHVSRANAYARISRMVEDGVIRGFTARVDHERAGQGASAYITLKIVQNSWRTVREQLLALPGVAHIALVGGDFDVLLLVHTADNHALRELVLNRIQSIPQVLGTRTMLVFEETDQVPPD; encoded by the coding sequence ATGTCCAGACTCGACCGGGTCGACCGGGCGATCCTGCGGCTCCTGCAGCAGGACGGCCGCGCCTCCATCCGCTCGGTGGCCGAGCGGGTGCACGTGTCCCGGGCGAACGCGTACGCCCGGATCTCCAGGATGGTCGAGGACGGCGTGATTCGCGGCTTCACCGCCAGGGTGGACCACGAACGGGCAGGTCAGGGGGCTTCCGCCTACATCACCCTGAAGATCGTGCAGAACTCCTGGCGGACGGTCCGGGAGCAGCTGCTGGCCCTGCCGGGGGTCGCGCACATCGCCCTGGTCGGCGGTGACTTCGATGTCCTGCTGCTGGTGCACACGGCCGACAACCACGCCCTGCGGGAGCTCGTGCTCAACCGCATCCAGTCGATCCCCCAGGTGCTCGGCACCCGCACCATGCTGGTCTTCGAGGAGACCGACCAGGTGCCGCCGGACTGA
- the pdhA gene encoding pyruvate dehydrogenase (acetyl-transferring) E1 component subunit alpha, producing MTVLDHRHHTAVPGWLPGATAPRTDPAPLLPDPAPVRVLGTPALEKHDPQLLRELYRRLVVGRRYNQQATTLTKQGRLAVYPASTGQEACQVAAALVLEERDWLFPSYRDTLAVVSRGVDPLEALTLLRGNAHTGYDPRATRTAPLCTPLGTQGPHAVGLAHAARLSGEPAVALAMLGDGGTSEGDFHEALNFAAVLQAPVVFLVQNNGYAISVPLSAQSAAPTLAHKAVGYGMPGRLVDGNDAPAVHAVLAEAVERARTGGGPTLVEALTYRVEAHTNADDATRYRTGTEVAAWQEHDPILLMERALRELRVLDDALVRDAAEEAEALAARMRAEFHAEPELDPMSLFAHVYAEPTPQLREQAARLAEELAAEAEVQS from the coding sequence ATGACCGTTCTCGACCACAGACACCACACGGCCGTACCCGGTTGGCTGCCCGGGGCCACCGCCCCCCGCACCGACCCGGCCCCGCTGCTCCCGGACCCCGCCCCGGTCCGCGTCCTCGGTACTCCCGCGCTGGAGAAGCACGACCCCCAGCTGCTCCGCGAGCTGTACCGACGCCTGGTCGTCGGCCGCCGCTACAACCAGCAGGCCACCACCCTCACCAAGCAGGGCCGGCTCGCCGTCTACCCCGCCTCGACCGGGCAGGAGGCCTGCCAGGTCGCCGCCGCCCTGGTGCTCGAGGAGCGCGACTGGCTCTTCCCCAGCTACCGCGACACCCTCGCCGTGGTCTCCCGCGGCGTGGACCCGCTGGAGGCCCTCACCCTGCTCCGCGGCAACGCCCACACCGGCTACGACCCCAGGGCCACCAGGACCGCGCCGCTCTGCACCCCGCTCGGCACCCAGGGCCCGCACGCGGTCGGGCTGGCGCACGCCGCCCGGCTGAGCGGCGAACCGGCGGTCGCGCTGGCCATGCTCGGCGACGGCGGCACCAGCGAGGGCGACTTCCACGAGGCGCTGAACTTCGCCGCCGTGCTGCAGGCACCGGTGGTCTTCCTGGTCCAGAACAACGGGTACGCGATCTCCGTCCCGCTCAGCGCGCAGTCCGCCGCCCCGACCCTGGCCCACAAGGCCGTCGGCTACGGGATGCCCGGCCGGCTGGTCGACGGCAACGACGCGCCCGCCGTGCACGCGGTCCTTGCCGAGGCGGTCGAGCGGGCCCGCACCGGCGGCGGCCCGACCCTGGTCGAGGCGCTCACCTACCGGGTCGAGGCGCACACCAACGCCGACGACGCCACCCGCTACCGGACCGGGACCGAGGTCGCCGCCTGGCAGGAGCACGACCCGATCCTGCTGATGGAGCGCGCGCTGCGCGAGCTCCGGGTCCTGGACGACGCCCTGGTCCGGGACGCGGCCGAGGAGGCCGAGGCGCTCGCCGCCCGGATGCGCGCCGAGTTCCACGCCGAGCCCGAACTCGACCCGATGTCCCTGTTCGCCCACGTGTACGCCGAGCCGACCCCGCAGCTGCGCGAGCAGGCGGCGCGGCTGGCCGAGGAACTGGCCGCCGAGGCCGAGGTGCAGTCCTGA
- a CDS encoding alpha-ketoacid dehydrogenase subunit beta translates to MTTAVSPAAPAAGARTTSMAQALNTALRDAMREDPAVHVLGEDVGALGGVFRITDGLTAEFGPDRCLDTPLAEAGILGTAVGMAMYGLRPVVEMQFDAFAYPALEQLFSHVAKMRNRTSGRLPMPITVRIPYGGGIGGVEHHSDASEAYYASTPGLHVVTPATVADAYGLLRASIASDDPVVFLEPKRMYWGKDGFDPAAPVEPIGRAALRRTGTSAVLITYGPSLPVCLEAAEVAKAEGWDLAVLDLRTLVPFDDETVCRVVRSLGRAVVVHEAAGFGGTGAEIAARVTERCFHHLAAPVLRVTGFDIPYPPPMLEHHHLPGVDRILDAVARLQWED, encoded by the coding sequence ATGACGACCGCTGTCTCCCCCGCCGCCCCCGCCGCCGGGGCCCGCACCACGAGCATGGCGCAGGCGCTCAACACGGCGCTGCGCGACGCCATGCGCGAGGACCCGGCGGTGCACGTGCTCGGCGAGGACGTCGGCGCGCTCGGCGGCGTCTTCCGGATCACCGACGGCCTGACCGCCGAGTTCGGCCCCGACCGCTGCCTGGACACCCCGCTCGCCGAGGCGGGCATCCTCGGCACCGCCGTCGGCATGGCCATGTACGGACTGCGGCCGGTGGTCGAGATGCAGTTCGACGCCTTCGCCTACCCGGCGCTGGAGCAGCTGTTCTCGCACGTCGCCAAGATGCGCAACCGCACCTCCGGCCGGCTGCCGATGCCGATCACCGTCCGGATCCCCTACGGCGGCGGCATCGGCGGCGTCGAGCACCACAGCGACGCCTCCGAGGCGTACTACGCCTCCACCCCCGGTCTGCACGTGGTCACGCCCGCCACCGTGGCCGACGCGTACGGGCTGCTCCGGGCCTCGATCGCCTCGGACGACCCGGTGGTCTTCCTCGAACCCAAGCGGATGTACTGGGGCAAGGACGGCTTCGACCCGGCCGCCCCGGTCGAGCCGATCGGCCGGGCGGCGCTGCGCCGGACCGGCACCTCCGCGGTGCTGATCACCTACGGCCCCTCGCTGCCGGTCTGCCTGGAGGCGGCCGAGGTGGCGAAGGCCGAGGGCTGGGACCTCGCGGTGCTGGACCTGCGCACCCTGGTGCCGTTCGACGACGAGACGGTCTGCCGGGTGGTGCGCTCGCTCGGCCGGGCCGTGGTGGTGCACGAGGCGGCCGGCTTCGGCGGCACCGGCGCGGAGATCGCCGCCCGGGTCACCGAGCGCTGCTTCCACCACCTGGCGGCGCCCGTGCTGCGGGTCACCGGCTTCGACATCCCGTACCCGCCGCCGATGCTCGAGCACCACCACCTGCCCGGGGTGGACCGGATCCTGGACGCGGTCGCCCGGCTGCAGTGGGAGGACTGA
- a CDS encoding dihydrolipoamide acetyltransferase family protein, protein MPVVREFTLPDLGEGLTEAEVVRWLVEVGEVIAIDQPVVEVETAKAVVEVPCPYGGVVTALFGAVGEEVLVGAPLVTVAVSPGEGERPLAAVAAVERAAAVERPLVGYGVAEPARSGRRRRVGGGGASVPVAPSVPVVAPVVAAPVPAPVAAAPTVAPGVPAVISPLVRRLAREQGVELAAVAGSGPDGLIMRADVERAVAAKVAVAPAAVPAVEPVGTAGPVPAAAGSVVPLRGLRKAVAEKLGRSHREIPAATCWVDADATELMSLRRQLNAVPGPKVSVLALLARICAVGLERFPDLNSSVTADGSGILRHSAVHLGFAAQGERGLVVPVVRDAQRLTTEQLGAELARLTEAARTGAIAPAELTGGTFTLNNYGVFGVDGSTPILNHPEAAMLGVGRIVAKPWVHQGELAVREVTQLSFTFDHRVCDGGTAGGFLRFVADCVEQPGVLLRRL, encoded by the coding sequence ATGCCCGTCGTGCGCGAGTTCACCCTGCCCGACCTCGGTGAGGGACTCACCGAGGCGGAGGTCGTGCGCTGGCTGGTCGAGGTCGGCGAGGTGATCGCGATCGACCAGCCGGTGGTGGAGGTGGAGACCGCCAAGGCGGTGGTCGAGGTGCCCTGCCCCTACGGCGGGGTGGTGACCGCGCTGTTCGGCGCGGTCGGCGAGGAGGTCCTGGTCGGCGCCCCGCTGGTGACGGTCGCGGTGTCGCCGGGCGAGGGCGAGCGGCCGCTCGCGGCGGTGGCGGCGGTGGAGCGTGCGGCGGCGGTGGAACGGCCGCTGGTCGGGTACGGGGTCGCCGAGCCGGCCCGGAGCGGACGGCGGCGCCGGGTCGGGGGCGGCGGGGCATCGGTTCCGGTGGCTCCTTCGGTTCCGGTGGTCGCCCCGGTGGTGGCCGCACCGGTCCCGGCGCCGGTGGCCGCGGCGCCGACCGTGGCGCCGGGCGTGCCGGCGGTGATCTCGCCGCTGGTGCGGCGGCTGGCGCGGGAGCAGGGCGTGGAGCTGGCGGCGGTCGCCGGCAGCGGGCCGGACGGCCTGATCATGCGGGCGGACGTCGAACGGGCGGTCGCGGCCAAGGTCGCCGTGGCGCCCGCCGCCGTCCCGGCCGTCGAGCCGGTGGGGACGGCCGGGCCGGTGCCCGCCGCGGCCGGGTCCGTCGTCCCGCTGCGCGGGCTGCGCAAGGCGGTGGCCGAGAAGCTCGGCCGCAGTCACCGGGAGATCCCCGCCGCGACCTGCTGGGTGGACGCCGACGCCACCGAACTGATGTCGCTGCGAAGGCAGTTGAACGCCGTTCCGGGGCCGAAGGTGAGCGTGCTGGCGCTGCTCGCCCGGATCTGCGCGGTCGGACTGGAGCGCTTCCCGGATCTCAACTCCAGTGTGACCGCGGACGGTTCCGGAATCCTGCGGCACTCGGCGGTGCACCTGGGCTTCGCGGCGCAGGGCGAGCGCGGCCTCGTGGTCCCGGTGGTGCGGGACGCGCAGCGCCTCACCACCGAGCAACTCGGCGCGGAGCTGGCCCGGTTGACCGAGGCGGCGCGGACCGGGGCGATCGCCCCGGCCGAGCTGACCGGTGGCACGTTCACCCTGAACAACTACGGGGTGTTCGGGGTGGACGGTTCCACCCCGATCCTCAACCACCCGGAGGCGGCGATGCTCGGGGTGGGGCGGATCGTCGCCAAACCCTGGGTCCACCAGGGCGAGTTGGCGGTTCGCGAGGTGACCCAGCTGTCGTTCACCTTCGACCACCGGGTCTGCGACGGCGGTACCGCGGGCGGGTTCCTGCGGTTCGTCGCGGACTGTGTCGAGCAGCCGGGCGTGCTGCTGCGGCGGCTCTGA
- a CDS encoding globin domain-containing protein: MKSRRTLLVRTGHGSAAASAVPGLPEAAPGGVPDAAPDGGQGVAPDAGADVGAADAAEPPVPPVPPDLPPVSGAVGPAPVAPGPIASGPIAHGPIRTGPVLPLESVLSVVPVQSVRPVVPMPPSAPPALPASMVVPPRPVEPPAVPAPPAAAVAPGGAVIEPLFPSAPGLNWAGPGDQWSRAWVPRDLGGAASPAAPATAPPVAAAPAAPLPAAPEARDAAELPPTARDIELIRTSLAVVEPVADRATAHFYALIFLSHPEIRALFPAAMDVQRDRLFRALLTAARSAGDPEGLRAHLGALGRGHRRYGTLTGHYGPVGECLVAALAKYAGSRWNAETELAWRRVYRLVSSIMIEAAEEAARTSPPWWQGEVVAHERRTPDVAVLTVRPDQAYPYRAGQYTSLETPWWPRVWRHFSFASAPRPDGLLTFHVKAVQAGWVSNALVHRAAPGDLLRLGPAVGGMTLDDTDDGDLLLVGGGTGIAPLRALVEEVAGRGSGGRSVEVFHGARTSAELYELAALRELAERHRWLTVRAVLSGPGAGTAESAAAGLLAGELPEAVARFGPWTGRTAYLSGPPAMVRRTSGVLLRAGLPAERIRHDLVGDLAAP; the protein is encoded by the coding sequence GTGAAGTCCCGCAGGACACTCCTGGTCCGTACCGGGCACGGCTCGGCGGCGGCCTCGGCCGTTCCCGGGCTGCCGGAGGCCGCGCCGGGCGGCGTACCGGACGCCGCGCCGGACGGCGGGCAGGGCGTCGCGCCGGACGCCGGTGCGGACGTCGGCGCTGCCGATGCCGCGGAGCCTCCGGTTCCGCCGGTTCCGCCCGACCTGCCGCCGGTGTCCGGTGCGGTCGGGCCTGCGCCCGTGGCACCCGGGCCGATCGCGTCCGGGCCGATCGCGCACGGGCCGATCAGGACCGGGCCGGTCCTGCCGCTGGAGTCCGTGCTGTCCGTGGTGCCGGTGCAGTCCGTCCGGCCGGTGGTTCCGATGCCGCCGTCCGCGCCACCCGCCCTCCCGGCGTCGATGGTCGTCCCGCCCAGGCCCGTCGAACCGCCCGCCGTCCCGGCCCCGCCCGCAGCGGCGGTGGCGCCCGGTGGCGCCGTGATCGAGCCACTGTTCCCCAGCGCGCCCGGGCTCAACTGGGCCGGACCCGGCGACCAGTGGTCCCGCGCGTGGGTGCCGCGCGACCTCGGTGGGGCCGCGTCACCGGCCGCTCCGGCGACCGCTCCACCGGTCGCGGCCGCGCCGGCGGCCCCGCTGCCCGCCGCGCCGGAGGCCCGCGACGCCGCCGAACTGCCGCCCACCGCCAGGGACATCGAGCTCATCCGGACCAGCCTGGCGGTGGTCGAGCCGGTCGCGGACCGGGCCACCGCGCACTTCTACGCGCTGATCTTCCTCAGCCACCCCGAGATCAGGGCGCTCTTCCCGGCCGCCATGGACGTCCAGCGCGACCGGCTGTTCCGCGCCCTGCTGACGGCCGCCCGCAGCGCCGGGGACCCGGAGGGGCTGCGGGCCCACCTGGGCGCGCTGGGCCGGGGGCACCGCCGCTACGGCACACTGACCGGCCACTACGGCCCGGTCGGCGAGTGCCTGGTGGCGGCGCTGGCCAAGTACGCGGGCAGCCGGTGGAACGCCGAGACCGAACTGGCCTGGCGCCGGGTGTACCGGCTGGTCTCCTCGATCATGATCGAGGCCGCCGAGGAAGCCGCCCGCACCTCACCGCCCTGGTGGCAGGGCGAAGTGGTGGCGCACGAGCGCCGGACCCCGGACGTCGCGGTGCTCACCGTCCGCCCGGACCAGGCCTACCCGTACCGCGCCGGGCAGTACACCAGCCTGGAGACGCCCTGGTGGCCCCGGGTCTGGCGGCACTTCTCGTTCGCCTCCGCGCCCCGCCCCGACGGGCTGCTGACCTTCCACGTCAAGGCGGTGCAGGCGGGCTGGGTGAGCAACGCCCTGGTGCACCGGGCCGCGCCCGGGGACCTGCTGCGGCTCGGCCCGGCGGTCGGCGGGATGACCCTGGACGACACCGACGACGGCGACCTGCTGCTGGTCGGCGGGGGCACCGGGATCGCGCCGCTGCGGGCACTGGTCGAGGAGGTCGCCGGGCGCGGCTCCGGGGGCCGCTCGGTGGAGGTGTTCCACGGGGCGCGGACCTCCGCCGAGCTGTACGAGCTGGCGGCGCTGCGGGAGTTGGCGGAACGGCACCGCTGGCTGACCGTGCGTGCGGTGCTGTCCGGCCCCGGCGCCGGGACGGCGGAGTCCGCCGCCGCGGGCCTGCTCGCGGGCGAACTCCCGGAGGCGGTGGCCCGGTTCGGGCCCTGGACCGGGCGGACGGCCTATCTGTCCGGCCCGCCCGCGATGGTCCGCCGGACGAGCGGGGTACTGCTGCGGGCCGGGCTGCCGGCCGAGCGGATCCGGCACGACCTGGTCGGTGACCTGGCCGCGCCGTGA
- a CDS encoding NUDIX domain-containing protein gives MRTPPRPVVKRTARAIVLETDPDDPYGPASLVLIRRTRPGAPHPYWITPGGGVERSDRTVLEALHRELDEELGGKVVDVVHAFVDTISHTHHDDGSLLHPHGVKVQHFFVCRLASMDLDRRHGPEVDEPNGDYEVVRVPFTREGVTSVNVVPPALRAYLAANIEGVRALLAPDLA, from the coding sequence ATGCGCACCCCGCCCCGCCCCGTCGTCAAGCGCACCGCCCGGGCGATCGTGCTGGAGACGGATCCGGACGACCCGTACGGACCGGCCTCGCTGGTCCTGATCAGGCGCACCCGCCCCGGTGCACCGCACCCGTACTGGATCACGCCCGGCGGGGGTGTCGAGCGGAGCGACCGCACCGTGCTCGAAGCCCTGCACCGCGAGCTGGACGAGGAACTCGGCGGCAAGGTGGTCGACGTGGTCCACGCCTTCGTGGACACCATCAGCCACACCCACCACGACGACGGCAGCCTGCTCCACCCGCACGGGGTCAAGGTGCAGCACTTCTTCGTCTGCCGGCTCGCCTCGATGGACCTCGACCGTCGGCACGGCCCCGAGGTGGACGAGCCCAACGGCGACTACGAGGTGGTGCGGGTGCCGTTCACCCGCGAGGGCGTGACCTCGGTCAATGTGGTGCCGCCGGCCCTGCGGGCCTATCTGGCCGCCAACATCGAGGGTGTCCGCGCCCTGCTCGCCCCCGACCTCGCCTGA
- a CDS encoding phage holin family protein has product MKGFVIKTLINAAAIWVAAWIVSGITLTGDDWKHKTLTVVAVALVFGVVNWLIKPVVQLFSLPLFILTLGLFTFVVNALMLWLTSWASDKLDLDFHVDGFWSALFGALIISLVSWGLSLALDED; this is encoded by the coding sequence ATGAAGGGTTTCGTCATCAAGACACTGATCAACGCGGCGGCCATCTGGGTCGCCGCCTGGATCGTCTCCGGGATCACGCTCACCGGGGACGACTGGAAGCACAAGACGCTCACGGTGGTCGCCGTGGCGCTGGTCTTCGGCGTGGTCAACTGGCTGATCAAGCCGGTGGTGCAGCTGTTCTCGCTCCCCCTGTTCATCCTCACGCTGGGCCTGTTCACCTTCGTGGTGAACGCGTTGATGCTCTGGCTCACCTCGTGGGCCTCGGACAAGCTCGACCTCGACTTCCACGTCGACGGCTTCTGGTCCGCGCTGTTCGGCGCACTGATCATCAGCCTGGTCTCCTGGGGCCTGAGCCTCGCCCTCGACGAGGACTGA
- a CDS encoding cupin domain-containing protein produces MKLFRLDRLDAERAANDGAYLRFLREPRMSAGLYALAPGDTDTQTAHAQDEIYQVISGRAELTVGNETATVGRGTVVYVPAGTPHRFHHITEELRVLVVFSPPED; encoded by the coding sequence ATGAAGCTGTTCCGACTGGACCGACTGGACGCCGAGCGCGCCGCCAACGACGGCGCGTACCTGCGCTTCCTGCGGGAGCCGCGGATGTCGGCCGGTCTCTACGCGCTCGCCCCCGGCGACACCGACACCCAGACCGCGCACGCCCAGGACGAGATCTACCAGGTGATCAGCGGCCGGGCCGAGCTGACGGTCGGGAACGAGACCGCCACCGTCGGCCGGGGCACCGTCGTCTACGTGCCGGCCGGCACCCCGCACCGGTTCCACCACATCACCGAGGAACTGCGGGTGCTGGTGGTGTTCTCCCCGCCCGAGGACTGA